The sequence below is a genomic window from Haloferax mediterranei ATCC 33500.
CGAACGCGAGTCAGGAGAGATAGAACTCCGATTTGGGGTATCGGTTGCGGATGTGCGGCGGCGCGTGCCGGATGATGTGTACGTCGAAGTCGTCGTCGCTCGCGACGTTCCCGCCGATGCTGACGAGCGGAACGACGACTCGCCCTGCATTCTCGCTGCCGACGAATACGATGGATGCCTTTTCCTCGTGAGCGACATCCTTGAGTTTCGCGACGATGTTTCCTGGTGCGGGATTCCGACCGGTCGAAAGCGAACGGAACGACGCCGATGGCGCTACCTTCACCGCAGTTCGGTGGAGTTCGCTGACGACGGCGTTTCGGTCGAAGGATTCTTTCTTCGGGACCCACCCCGCCTCGACGGCGTACGCTGCATCGTCGGGAACGACAGCGACAGCGAGGACCTCTTGACCCGTCTGCGTAGCGAACGTCTCCGCTCGCGAGAGGGCAGCATTCGCCAACTGGGAACCGTCGTAGGCGACGAGATACATATTCGAAACTCAGTCGGCAGATGTGATAAGTCAGTTGTCGGCGGACGACACCAGTCGCTCTTCGGTGGTGTCTGAAAGCTGGTCGACCGCGTCCTGTGCGGCCGCGGTGACGTTCTCGGGGTCGCGATAGGAGTCGCCGAGTCCGACCTCGCGGCGGTGCCACTCACCATCTGCGCGGGCGAAAATATCTACCCACCAGTAGAGTGTGAGTCCCCGCGCGAACTCGGTGACGGTCACCCGGTACTCGGAGTCGGGCGACTCGTAGATGGTCTGTGCGCTCGCGTCGTCGGTGTCCACGTCTGTCGCGACGGTCCAC
It includes:
- a CDS encoding universal stress protein, yielding MYLVAYDGSQLANAALSRAETFATQTGQEVLAVAVVPDDAAYAVEAGWVPKKESFDRNAVVSELHRTAVKVAPSASFRSLSTGRNPAPGNIVAKLKDVAHEEKASIVFVGSENAGRVVVPLVSIGGNVASDDDFDVHIIRHAPPHIRNRYPKSEFYLS